A region of the Lycium barbarum isolate Lr01 chromosome 1, ASM1917538v2, whole genome shotgun sequence genome:
AATCAAAgtagattaaaattcatccacatatcctataactcacttacaaatttaattgttaccgaaatccggggtaaacaagaATAAAACATGAATTTAACATGATCTTACAACACAAGCAAGGGATATAGAATACGAAAGATCGCAAGCTAACGCAGAAATATGTTTCAGCAAGTAGACAACAATCAATTTCATGGCTAGCAGTGAGGAGTTAACAATAAAAAAGGTCACAGCGATGTTATCTTGTAGATTTGTTTCAGCCGTAAAGAGTATGGATTTACCCAGTTCACTAAACCTATCTGTCCGACTTTTTAGACCCTTTATGACACCCTCACCCGATCTCATGAAAAGCAAGTTCAGCAGGCACTCCCTTGGTCTAATTCTCAGACAATCAGCCCTCACCAGGCTGCTGGGCACAATTGCCATTCTTTTGTTCCTTTCTCCTCTTTCTATGCTGATAGTTCTACTAATCTCCCTCATTGGTCACATAGCTTCATGTTTTAATTATAGATGTCATAGTCTCATACGAGAAAAAACACAACCGATCCAGCTAGCTCCTCTTGTTCTTCCCAGATTTGATTATAGAGACAATTTAACTTTGTAGTACCAAGTTAAAGAATGGGAAAGTGCATGCTATTATTTTTGTGTATACTATATTATTCTTCATGAGCTACATCGTCATATAACATGCTActatttcccccccccccccccccccccccccccatttttttAAATTATCGCGGTGTCCGGGCTAAGCTTGCGGCACCTTGACTAATTCAAGGGGGTAACTTTTTTTGCTCTCATTATCTCATGACTACACATTATTGAAACACGTCATCATAGAATATGTTATTACTTCTTCCCCGTTCAGACATAAACCAATAGAATTCAGCACTATCCTCAACCAAAATGTTCACTGTAGTGCAAAGGAGAAAAGCATACTCTGCTCATGACTATTAGATAAAACTAATGAAATCTAGCATTTGATAAATTATTTACATTCTTATTTTTGCACTAAAAGAAAAAAGCCGAGGAAAGATCAAACTGAAGTTCTACTACCTTAAAAGTATCTTCTGTTTCACTCCCATCACGAATTAAATATACAACATGATTTTTTATCGTTGAAAGcagtaaaattaaaaaaatttagaGTAAATTATTAATTCATCTAGTGTGGGCCTATAAACCAGCAATGTGAAGTAAAGGAGAACCATAAACATGCTATTGGGGACGTATACCATTAACATACGTGTTTTGAGGTAGGTATGCAGCACACTCCTTTTACCTTTTGTGTTATCGGTTTTTGGATTCTACAGATTAtgtgatcaacatggattaaaACAATGAAATAAAGCCGGTAGGTTTCATATAACTGTTGTACACTATAAAGAGAAGCAAAATCAAGTTGTGACCTCTAAAAATTAGACTCACACTAACAGAAAGATTTGAAAAACAATTTAAATGGATCATCAGGTAAGTAACTATAAATTAGTGGAGCAAGTCATCCTCGTCTTGGAATCACCTAAATTTTATCGTTTAAACTATACAAATTCAAGAAAGTAATTAGCAAAGAGCACAAAGCACGATTCAATCAATAACAGACCTGATTAGAGAACATGATCATCAGGTAAGTAACTATAAGTTAGTGGATCAAGTTATCCTCGTCTTGGAATCAGCTAAATTTTATCTTTAAAACTATAAAAATTCAAGAAAGTAATTAGCAAAGAGCACAAAGCATGATTCAATTCAATAACCGACCTGATTAGACAACATGATATGGCCGGCAGCTGCATAAGGGTGGTCTGCAATCACAAGTACAGATGGATCATCGCAGCTAATCCTGCAAGTCAGTCTGTGCTTTAGCATGGAGGGCAAATATTTATAATTCACGAGTTAAAGAGATGCCATGCTTGAGAAATCTCACCGGATTAAATCTACAAGCTGTACCTCTGTATTACAGCGCCACATGCTCCTGAAAGCTACAGAGCTTAGTTTCAAAGCATACTTTCCAAGGCCAATACATTCTTCAATAACTCCACCCCTTGTTTATCAGTGTTTTCCCTGAAAGGGCATCATTTTTCAGTGTATAGCGCATGAATTGGGAAAATTGAGCAAAGATGCATATGTCCTGCAATGACATACGGCCGCATATTAAGCATGGATTCATCAGAGTTTAAATTTACTTGCACAGTGATCCCTGACTGATAGGTCAAAGTGAAAGAAAATTGTCCTCAGCCTTTGCAATCATCCAGCTTCAGTTtcaaatacatatatatttcaATATGGTCGATGTCAAAGCCAAAGGTCCAGAGGAGAAGATTCCTGATGTGAAAATTTAGTACCTGTTAGACATTATGAAAGAACAATGAGAACCAACATAAATCCATGTAAATTTCTTACTGGAATTACTTGAAGGAAAGCTTACCAAAGGTCCATAATTTACCAATTGAAGAACGCAACATCATTTGGAAAAAGCTTTAGTTAGATTTGAGATTGAATGAGTGGTAACATCATGTCCATGGGTGAATATACAGTTGTTCCTGGATGAAGAAGGTGATGGAGGAAGTAAAAGATCAACCATAATTGGCTTCAGAACACCTCTGAATGTGCAGAATGAAAGTCTTCTTGATGCATAAGCTTTTCTCCCTGGCTAGGAGTTCGACTTGCCCATAAATGAAAAAAGCATTCTTTTTGAACTGGTAAATAGAAAAAGCATTATAATCTTTAGGGACTGAGCTGGTTTACACATTGAAGTGTCGCAACAAAAGATTCAATGCATGATTTTCAAGATTGACTTTTCAAGAAGGTGGGACTCCATAAGTTATTTAAATCCTTATTGATTGTCTATCCAATTAATGACTTTTAGCATGAATTGAACTACTTCAAGAGTAGAACTTGTATAATTCTGTCTTTGAATCCAGTCTATTTTCGCAAGATAGAATTTTGTAGCAAGTTTTGAAGCAAACTCTGCTTTAAGGCAGAACTTTGCCTTCAGGCATGCCAAAACTCTACAAACTCTTTTCCTCCTTTTTATGTGCAAAAGCATTACTGCAGTACTCGTACTTATTATATGTAAGATCTATCTTTGTATTGTTTTTTTCCAATCCCATGTTATTGTGAATAGAAGAATATCATGAATAGATCTTTATAAAACAGACACACATTTATGTTATTGTTATGCATCACAAGTTAATCAATGCAATTTTTTTCAACAGAGGACGATTTCAATATAAAAGTTAAAAAGTTAATTGCCACAGAGCATTGACGCCAAAATAAATGATGTAGCTATCTTCTAAGTTAACTATTATACCAAAAAGCATATTATACCaaacaaataatgattttattatACATTTTCAAATGTTACAGGGAAAAATTTAAGCAAAAGAGGTAGTATTTGAATCTAGATGATATTATCATCTTCCCAACTAAATAAAAGTGAATATATAAGGCTTTGGATTGAAGTGTTAAATGTTTCAGGCAATGCAATAAGCTATCTCAGCAGTCACCAAGGCAATTTTTTTTCGACTCCGAGATCAAGAATGAAGGATTTGTAAGCAGAGAAAAACCTTGTAGTAGCATAAAGTCACCAACAGAGAATAAAATCCAAGTAAAAAAGTAGAAAAAATTTATCAAGTCAATGAGACGCTTACGGGCTACAATAAAATGAATGCACCAACATCTCATTATCATCATTCCTCTACTTTCAGAGCCCTCCTTGTTCCCACACACCTCGTTATCCCTCGAATACTGGCATTTTAACCTCGTCTCTCCTTCCAGAACCCTCGTTCCCACAAATATCGAACAAGATGGCCGGATAAAGAATGACATTGGAAAAGTTATCAGAGAATTCTGTAGAATTATTATGTGCTGGGAGGAAGAGGTAAAGCCACGTAACCTAAATGGAGGTATTTCTAGACACGTACACAACTACATGGAATGATGAAAATACCCTGGCTTTAAATTTTAAAGCCAAAGAACACACAGGTCGAAACTTGCCTAACTTCCAAGCTCTACAAAAGATAGATCACTTATATACCAGGGAGATTTCCTCAAGTAATTCTGTGCTGATAAAGAGTAAAAGCTCCAAAAACTTCACATTCTTAGTGTCATTTTTAACCTGTACAACATGAATACAAAATCCATTTCTGTACCCCGATTAAGCTACTTAAAGGAACGATTAAATAATGGAACACTTAGTACGGTATATACTCCAGATGTGGAATTGAAGTCAAAAAGTCATAAATCGAAAGCATTAAACAAAGTACTTAATCAGACCGTAAGAGATAAAGGAAGATTTTTAAAAGAGGAGTTTCTGCAAATAAGTAGAAACTCTCTGCAACATATTTTTTTGCTTCAGTATACCTCACAGAAATTATGCAATTATGATTATATTGTTCAAGGGAATAGCAACACCCTCAGTGTGTGCAAATATCAACACCTCTCTCAACAGTACTTTTCAAGAAAGGAACAGAAAAGAAGAGTTCAGCCAAGATGTTTGAAGACATACCTGAAACGACCAAATAATTTTCAAAATTAATATTAAAGATATACATAAACATCTATTGTTGTGAAATCAGAACCTTTGATAACACAAATAGAGGGGACATCTGAAAGATGTTTTGGCTACGATAGGTATGACCTGGAAAACTACAGATTCTTTATTGAAGATGTGTTTGCAAATTCACTAGCATTTAATAATAAATTAAATTTAATTGATCTGTAAAGATCTAAAGGAAGCTACATATTAGTTCGTCTAAAGGGTAATTGTTAACTAACTACTCCAAGTATTGAAAGATGGAACATCTAATGTTATTACATGATACATAAACTATGCATTAATGTGTCTGTGTGTATACATTTGAGTTTCAAGGACCTAGAGTGAATTGCTTTTTGTGCACGTGATTATTAAACTATATATTATTCAACTCATGGTTTAAATTATTTGTACACAGATTCCCATACAGTACAGGAATAtagagaattttttatttttttttattttaagaaaagaGAATGAATAAGGTTAATATTTTCATATAATTCCAGGATTCACAATTAGTATAAAGCTTTCATTCTGTCTCCATCTCTATCTATTTAAGCACTCAAGTATAGTACATAATTAGTTTCATTGATTTCTTTTCATTTGATATATTGGTAAGTAGAAATATGCATACAAACAATTTTTTAATGGTCATATAAAAACAAGATGCTCTGTGTCAGTTGAGGATGAAAATGTCGATTATTTGGTTGagattgagcaagaaaaaggcaACAGTCTGTGTAATCATACTGCAAAATGGGTCTTGGCAGCTGATTGTTTTCCCTCTTGATCGTGGACGATTATATTTGGATCCATTATGCTATATGAAGTGACATGCTTTTGTTGGGTACTGGCTCATGATGATTGTCTGATTCGAAAATTTGCAGAAAAGAGATATCCAGATGTGCAACAGGTTTATAACTTATTTAAGGTATTTTCAGTTATATTCTTAGTGTACTTAGTCCTCTGTTCtttgtatgttgttgtatataaTTTTATATCATTTACTAAATCTTTATGAAATTTCGACATCTGCATGGCATGGGTCTTCATGAAGTCCGGCGTGTCTTATTGAAAATCAAGTTAGTCTTTTTAATTAATCCTCTACCTCATCTAGAGGTGTTTAAGCTCTGCCTTTTTCATGTGATGGATGCCTAATACAAGCAGTGGCAGAGCCAGCAATTTCATTAAAGGTGTTTAAACTTTGAAgaagcaaacaaaaaaaaaaaatccaagttaGTGGGTTCATcgaacaaaagaaaaaattaataaatgggtGCACCGGTAAgaaaatttcttttttaaaaagcgAGATTCGTTTACAAACATCCTGTCATTCATAGGATAAAATAAACATGTCTAAGGGGGAAAAAACAAAGAATCGAGTttgaacaaagaaaaaaaaaactgaaagatTCCGGTTTAACTCAATATCATACTAAACATAAGGTTAAAAAAATAAACGCACTCTATTATTTACATCAAAAGAATGTGAAAGTCATTGGCTGTTACGTTTCGAACCATGCATTATTGGTACTTAGAGATTTCCTCGATTATAAAAATTAAACTAATATGATTCGTTATTTGTGGATTAACTTTTTTTCAAAGTATAATTACCCAAATAATTTCTTTAGTCGCATTTAGGGAAACTGCTAAGTCCAATTTTGAATTTCTATTATCATGGAATGTTAAGTTTGGAGCTAAAAATATTTTGGAATTTAAATTGAAATCTTCCCATTTGATTTTTGATTGTAAAAaaagaacagaaaaaaaaaaaaaaaaggcaagaaCGGAACATAGTTTCAAGAGCAGAGAGAGAAAATGGAGCTCAGATGTTTGGGCTCTTTGAAGAGTTAAAAGAATTTTTTGGGTCTGCTTTGTTTGTTTTTTTGAAAGAATCCTTTAAAAACAAAGGACTACGAAAAAATGCATTAATGACGGGTAGAACACACGACCTTCCGTTACTGACCACCTTTCACCACTGGACCAAGTCCGTTACTGTCTCAAGGGTGTtcaaaaataaatatattattCCAAAACGTAATATTTAGCCTATATGTACAGTATAATTTTTAGACGAAGAGTGTTCATCTGACCACCCTTCCACAGCTGCAGCTCCGCCCCCGAATACAAGCTTATGTTCTCATAATAGTCATATAAGGTACAAGGGAAGAGAAAGGAAATacttacacacacatatacaagaCATTGGATATTAGTTCGAGAATTCAAGAATTTTGTCTACCTGTGTAGGAGTTCGTGAAGAATTATATCCATAACTTTTATGTTGTATATTTGTTTTGGTCTCTCTATGTTTCGACAGGATCATATATGTTTTTCCAACTGTCTAAAACTTGAAAATATAGTAATTTTATTTCTCTCCGTTTGCTCTTTCGATCACTTTTTCCTTTCTCTTTGCATCAGATTTGACAAGTATGATTTAAAATTTAGGAATTGAAGTGCTATTATATTGCCCATTATAGCTCAACAAACAGAAGGCAGATAACTTAAAGTGAAATAATGTCCAAGGCAAAATCTTGATAAGCCACTTAGGTTGTGGCTGGTTTATTTtcctaactaaaaaaaaaaaaagtcgtgTTCTGTATTTTTTTAATCCTAATATCAAAACTAGATTTGTTAAATttcatttatttgattgtgaAATGTGATAGATTAATTTTTAGAGCGTGAGTGGTACGGTGTGGAAAGAGGGTAAATAAGATGAGAAAGACAGAAAAGATAGCAGCAAAATGATTCAAATCATTTATCTTTATTGTGAAGCATGTGAATTATGTGTTTGTGTTAAGCATGACCTAGCAGAGGATGAATGTGAACAAGTTTTAGGAGTTTGAATTGCTTATATGAAGGGATTGAATTGCTATTTGTGAAAGTTTGGGTTTGCTACTTTCTAATGGGAGTTGGTGGGACACTCTTTATTGTTGGAAAAGAAATGTGCCAGCTGATAACCTAATTTTAGCAAAGATTCTGGTATCAGTTCATCAGTTAAGTTGTCCACTTGCCAGATATAACTTATTCACAATAACATGTGTTAACATGTTTCAATTTGGATTAGCTTTTGGGTATCTACTTTGTGTTCCGCTCTTTTTCAAACAATTCTATCTTTTGGTGTTTGAAACCTATACTAAAAACTTACTGGCTGCTCCATCACAAGAGAAAGAGTTCAATTGTTTGAGAAAGAGTTCAATTGTTTCACCTTCAAAGGTCTCCATCACATATATCTAGATATTCTACCCTCTGAAATTTGTAAATATAACTAGAAAGGGTACATAGAGCCCTTTTGATTTGTATCTATTGCCATGAAATAGTATTCTCATGTGTTGCCATGATTCAATTAATGATAGTTATAACGTAATAAAGTAAATGTAAGGTAGAAAGTATTCGAGAACTTTATCCAAATTAGATAAATTAAATTAGTCATGTTAGGCCCGTGCGTAACACGAGCTTCCTTTGCTAGTCAAAACATATATAGTAAAGTTGTCCTTGTCATCATGCATGTTTGGATTTCCAGTATAACACATGATATTTAACTTGATAAAAAGTTTTACTTTCTCTCCTTATTTATAAGACATATCATATAAAAAGATGGAGTACTTCCAGTATTATGATACCTATATAATACTATAATATTAATTAGTATTTGGTGATGGAATCAATAGTTGGCAGAAGTGCTTGAGAAACAAGATAGTATGCCTTCTCAGTTGGATGGATTGAATCCCAAAAAACATACTTTGATGCATTTGGGCAAACAAATGATATGGGGTTGCACAAAAATGCAAATTCCACTGAGCCAGTTCCACAGCAGCCACGGTTAACGATTTCGAAATctataaagcaaaaaaaaaaaaaaaaaaaaaaaaaaaaaaggaagaataaGAATTTTAGTTAATAATTATCTTAAACAAGAAACTAAAATGTCTTTGTTTGAGGGTTAGATATATTTCACTTTTCATTAGgagttgaattcttgatattttcTAGAGTGGTAATGGAAAATACTTTTTAACATTTATAATAGCGTAAATTAAAAGGgccttaaaatatccaaattgcatggcaccatggtttcaaatcatgtccaaacggggccttaaAGGAGTTCATACATGTATTTGAGCATAGAAATTCACATGAAGACATGACGAgttgtatacatatatagaaattaCAGTTACAGTATAACGTTTACTACTTTTTgagaaaaaaacaaaaatggtCCTTTATGTTTTGGTCAAAATGGTCCACTAATTATATTTCCGAGCATTTCTTATCATCTAAAAGTGAGCACTTTTAATCTTCATCAAATATTTAACAAACTTTGGTTGTTAGATTTATCGAGAACTGTAAAAGAAAAAACTTAATCATAAACACTAGGAAAAACCCGTCAATCCAAAAACTGCACAGGCATGCATCAAAATTATGTAAAGAATAGTCCACCTCAAAAATTAAGCTGCACAGACTCTAGAAACAGATAAAAATGGCTGAAATTGCAAAAACTGCACATCCAAATATGGGTTCttgttaaatctttttttttttttcataattctCGTCAAGTCTAACAAGAGAATGTTAAATATTTGACCAAAAGTATCCACTTATGACAAACTTAATGGACCTAAATACTTTAAGGAATAATTTTGAATCTACCAAAGATAGGGAAAACTTTTAATATTTTATCTACAATTACCTTTTAAGtaatttaattaataaaataattaaaataaagataGGAATTAGAATGACTCACCATATTTGCGGCCTAGAATCATGTCCACCAGTGGTGTATAGATATCCATATAAGCAATTCGAGAACCCAATTTTGCAAACCTAATTTGCATGTCATTTAACATGTTTTGGAGCTTAAAATTGTAGTCTTGAGCAATGGAGGACTGGGAATCAATACAATCACGCTTTGTAATTGCATTAATAATATCTGAGTTAAGGGTAATGACAAATGGAAGACAACCCATTGGCAGTAGATTTGCCACTGCAATTTTTCTAGCCCCTTGATCCATTAATTCCTGCATAAAATAAAGTTCATAATACTGTTAAAAAGAAATTGGTACGACTATTTGTTTTACCATTAATTACTATATAGTGGTCCTTCCCCACTATCAATTTAATAGTGCTGGCAAAATAAGTTCATATTTTGTCAACTTGTCCAGTCCGTCCATTTTTAAATGTGTCCTGGGCAGCTCTACTATAAGGCGAATAAAACAATTGCTTaggccccaatttttttttcttatagatgtattttatatataaattgttgcctcaattaaaaaaagttttttaaaattaaaattgataaaatcttatCTAAGATCGACAAATTTGGACCCCATTTTTTCCTTAAAGAAGTATTTTATATATAAACTATTGCCTCAACCGAAAGAAGTTTTtagaattaaaattgataaaattttatCTAAGATCAACAAATTTGGAGCCCCATTTACCCCCTTAAAGATGTATTTTATATATAAACTGTTTCCTCAGCCGAAAgaagtttttcaaaattaaaattgataaaatcttatCTAAGATCAACAACGTCTCAAGAGAGATTGAATGAATTAgctatattatcaattgaaaaggAATTGTTAGACCAAATCGATTATAAAATAGTAATTAATAACTTCGCATCTAAAAAAACCTAAAAAAGTGGATTTTagataaaaatatatatgacgaTCTTTGCTTTAAGAAAAATTAAGTTCTCTGTTTAAAGTTTGGCTTTAAACCCTTAATGTTGTTGAGACGGCCCTGAGTGTTTCGGATGAGTGATATTTCAGATCGGTAATATTTGAGCTTCAAATTTCAATCCACGCAAACCTGAGActatgtacgcagaccttaccagtatctttgtggggtagagaggctgttaccgatagaccctcggctggagagaaaaaaaaaaaagctttattTTCCTCCATCTCCTTTAGAAAACAAAATTAGCTTAGTTGAATTGAGTGGCCAAACCTGTAGGAATCGGTCAACATGTTGTAATAAGAAATCTGTGTAGGCTGAGGTTGTGTAGTTGATGCGACGAATTGGTAATGTGTTGTAATTGGCAACAAAGTCATTTATGCCTGCACTAACTATAAACAATGCTTCCTTTATTAAATTCTGAGTTTGCTCTTTCCCAATAGCTGCCTCCATTTTCTCTTTATATTTCTCGAAATTCTCTAGCTGCTTAGATATTGAGATCACATTCTGAAATCCCCACCAaaaggggcgggggggggggggggggggggaataaaaTTCACGATTATTGAGAATATAAAAAATGAAAAGCATTCAACTTTAATTTATATACATAGTTACgatatactttatatatatggGGTGCAGGTGTAAGATTTTTATAGTATAGGGGATGTTAGTTTTTGATTTTAAAATATGGGTGATGTATCCAAAACCAAGTCATATTACAGGAGCGTTTAGTATAATTAACCTGAAAACAGTCTTTATCATTACGAGGTTGGGGTAAGGCCTGCGTATATACTCTACCTTTCCTACCCTACCTGTGACCAGtattttaaaaggcgggggcgtaaagGCATGCGTTTTACATATGTCTCACccaggcgtaagccccgaggcacggggcgtaagccccataggtatttaatttttagtatgttataaattaataaaataaaaatataattaaaaaataaattaaaattttatgaaataaaaaaaatagtagaAAAATGTATATATCTATACATGCTAACATGTGCATGAACCATTAAAAAAATCTCGAAAAAGCGAATGACTTAAAGATGCATTACACAATAACATGACTATGATAAAACATAATTAGAGTTGTATAAATGATACTATGTCCTAATaattcaaagataaaaatgacaaTAATATAAAGTTATTGTTTTAAAACCTAAAACTAGATAAAAATTAATACTCATTATAATACAAATATCCTGAATAGTCTTCAAAACATTATCTAAACTAGAGCGATACCAAAAGAAAtcttgaaaaaaataaattgaagaatGCTAAAAAGATCTTgaagaaaataaagcataaagaaGAAAAATGCAAACATGGAAGACAGTAAGAATTGGAGGACAAAGCTCTTTGTTTTGCAGTTTGCACTTTGCATACAGAGGTCTAAATGTATATGTTACTCCGTAAACAACAAAGAGAAAAGATTATGAATTAGGATAAACAATTAGAAAAAAATTATGATGTTTTGATATTTTTAATTTGAGAGTTTCATTACTATGAGTTAATTATTGGATATTtcacttttaaaaaaaagattTATTAAGCAATTTTGACTCAAATTTGTAAATGTTCTAGGGGCTTATGCCCCAATTGAACGCCCCAAATGTTGGGGCTTACGCCCCATCTATACGCCTCGGTGCGTTTTTGGTACACCTTGCCCCGAAAACGCCCTTTAAAACACTGTTGTGATCACACTTGGCATGTTGTTATTGTTTAGTAAAATTAACCTAAAAACAAATATCAAAAACACTCCAATCAACGCCTAAGACTATGAGTCAATGACAACTTGATAGAGTAAGCTCTTACTATAAGCGAAGTTCGAGAAAAGGCATGCTTAGGTTTATATGTATCTTTTTAATATTGCATTTTCATAAAAGATTATTTTCACGACTTGATGAGTACTGCGTTTATCGTTGCGCCAGTTTTTGCCTTCTTATATATGTGACTTTCCAAATATGCATGCATTATATTAGGTTAAATCATTTGCAGCCAAGATGAAGGTGAGTAACGTGTAAAACCCGCCTTTGTGGGAGGAACAACCAAAAGAACCtcttcatgtatatattttgTGACTTTCTATTCTGAGAGACAGACCAATCTAGCATGCATGTATCAAGTAAAAATATTTGTATATTCTGTTGAGAGTGTGAACAAAGTTTAAATATGGAagctagaaaaaaaaataagttctTTATAAAACGTTGGATACTCTCAGAGGTATGAGGCCTTATGAAAATAATTGTGCGGACGGACAATATCACAACATGTGAAGAGTATCTTTAGGCTGTTTTAGCTCAACATGTTCTTTGGTCAAGTACTCCCCACATCCCGacttatgtgacactctttcctttttggccagacccaaaaaaattaaacttTTCTACATTatttaacaatttaactttaaactttccaTTTTACCCTTGAGATGAtctatagccacacaaatatctataacttgttttaggtcataaatttcaaa
Encoded here:
- the LOC132626720 gene encoding GDSL esterase/lipase At5g45960-like, encoding MHLSYSFIFLLLIIFMLEATITQAQGKSTLVSAIFAFGDSTADPGNNNYIKTPSRSNFSPYGRDFPNHVATGRFTNGMLIYDFIAKHVGVKESVPPYLDQSLSTEELKTGVSFASGGSGFDPLTPKISNVISISKQLENFEKYKEKMEAAIGKEQTQNLIKEALFIVSAGINDFVANYNTLPIRRINYTTSAYTDFLLQHVDRFLQELMDQGARKIAVANLLPMGCLPFVITLNSDIINAITKRDCIDSQSSIAQDYNFKLQNMLNDMQIRFAKLGSRIAYMDIYTPLVDMILGRKYDFEIVNRGCCGTGSVEFAFLCNPISFVCPNASKYVFWDSIHPTEKAYYLVSQALLPTIDSITKY